In Quercus lobata isolate SW786 chromosome 12, ValleyOak3.0 Primary Assembly, whole genome shotgun sequence, a genomic segment contains:
- the LOC115971126 gene encoding protein P21-like produces MSLSKHLPIFFFLLITLLSALAHAARFDISNNCPFTVWAAAVPGGGRQLNPGESWPLDVNAGTAGARIWARTGCNFDGSGRGQCQTGDCGGLLQCQAYGAPPNTLAEFALNQWQNLDFFDISLVDGFNIPMEFSPTSGGCTNGIRCAADINGQCPAELNAPGGCNNPCTVFRTDQYCCNSGNCGPTYYSNFFKDRCPNAYSYPKDDATSTFTCNGGTNYKVVFCP; encoded by the coding sequence ATGAGCCTCTCCAAACACCTAcccattttcttcttcctcttaaTAACTCTTTTAAGTGCCTTAGCCCATGCAGCCAGATTTGATATAAGCAACAATTGTCCCTTCACAGTCTGGGCAGCAGCCGTGCCCGGTGGTGGCAGGCAGCTCAACCCAGGCGAGTCTTGGCCCCTTGACGTCAATGCTGGCACAGCAGGGGCCCGCATTTGGGCTCGAACTGGGTGCAATTTCGATGGTTCTGGGCGTGGCCAATGTCAAACCGGTGACTGTGGTGGACTTCTTCAATGCCAAGCCTATGGTGCACCTCCAAACACCCTTGCGGAATTTGCGCTAAACCAATGGCAAAACTTGGATTTCTTTGACATCTCTCTTGTTGATGGGTTTAATATTCCTATGGAATTTAGTCCCACCTCTGGTGGGTGCACCAATGGAATAAGATGCGCCGCTGATATCAATGGACAGTGCCCAGCTGAATTGAATGCTCCTGGTGGGTGTAACAATCCTTGTACTGTATTCAGGACCGATCAATATTGTTGCAATTCTGGAAACTGTGGACCTACATATTATTCCAATTTTTTCAAGGATCGGTGCCCGAATGCTTACAGTTACCCTAAGGATGATGCAACAAGCACATTTACATGCAATGGTGGGACTAACTATAAGGTGGTGTTCTGCCCTTAA
- the LOC115971127 gene encoding F-box protein SKIP31-like, with product MDPTDEILVCKISGHCFDRLLSAAEMEPDTEQEQQQCGVTDETEPFMGSGRFARAYLLGYNCADEKELEAALRFC from the exons ATGGATCCCACCGATGAGATTTTGGTCTGTAAAATATCTGGGCATTGTTTTGATAGGCTACTTTCAGCGGCTGAAATGGAGCCAGATACT gaaCAGGAACAGCAACAATGTGGTGTTACCGATGAAACAGAGCCATTCATGGGCTCCGGCCGTTTTG CACGAGCTTATCTGTTGGGATATAATTGTGCTGATGAAAAGGAGCTGGAAGCTGCTTTGAGGTTTTGCTGA
- the LOC115970110 gene encoding zinc finger BED domain-containing protein RICESLEEPER 3-like, with translation MTAHDNIGSSNPSAPIGNNQFPLIVDEDNATPSSPLLDRPKDVQPNNEIIEEEGKYNSIVWNHFKRKRVDEKDKAKCNYCKILLVRGSNYGIKHLYDHVKICPRRKFQDIRDMNQKSLVRDQNKVDSMVGVNAYHFDQNVSRNKLAHMIILHEYLLSRVDHIGFRKYSNSLQPLFRMVSRNAIKKDIWSIYENEREKSKHEIDKNQGRISITNYMWTSQNKKRGFTVVKAHFIDGLWRLQSRVMRYFF, from the coding sequence atgactgCACATGATAACATTGGTAGCTCCAATCCATCTGCACCTATTGGCAACAATCAATTTCCTTTGATAGTAGATGAAGATAATGCAACCCCGTCATCACCTCTGTTGGATAGGCCAAAAGATGTCCAGCCTAACAATGAGATAATTGAAGAAGAGGGGAAGTACAATTCAATTGTTTGGAATcattttaagagaaagagagttgatGAGAAAGACAAGGCTAAGTGCAATTATTGTAAGATATTGCTAGTAAGGGGATCCAATTATGGCATTAAACATTTGTATGACCACGTGAAAATATGTCCAAGGAGAAAGTTTCAAGACATTAGAGATATGAATCAAAAAAGTTTGGTGAGGGATCAAAATAAAGTGGATTCAATGGTGGGTGTGAATGCTTATCATTTTGATCAAAATGtatcaagaaataaacttgcTCATATGATCATCTTGCATGAGTATCTCCTTTCTAGAGTTGACCACATTGGTTTTAgaaaatattcaaattctctTCAACCATTGTTTAGGATGGTTTCTAGGAATGCAATCAAGAAGGATATTTGGAGCATCTATGAGAATGAAAGGGAGAAATCAAAGCATGAAATTGATAAGAATCAAGGTAGAATTTCTATTACCAATTATATGTGGACTTCACAAAACAAAAAGCGAGGGTTTACAGTTGTAAAAGCACACTTCATTGATGGTTTGTGGAGATTACAAAGCCGAGTTATGAGGtactttttttaa
- the LOC115971829 gene encoding protein P21-like — protein sequence MSLSKHLPIFFFLLITLLSALAHAARFDIRNNCPFTVWAAAVPGGGRRLNPRESWPLDVNAGTKGARIWARTGCNFDGSGRGKCQTGDCGGLLQCQAYGAPPNTLAEYALNQFQNLDFFDISLVDGFNVPMEFSPTSGGCTKGIRCTADINGQCPTQLKAPGGCNNPCTVFKTDEYCCNSGNCGPTNYSKFFKERCPSAYSYPKDDATSTFTCSGGTNYKVVFCP from the coding sequence ATGAGCCTCTCCAAACACCTAcccattttcttcttcctcttaaTAACTCTTTTAAGTGCCTTAGCCCATGCAGCCAGATTTGATATAAGAAACAATTGTCCCTTCACAGTCTGGGCAGCAGCCGTGCCCGGTGGTGGCAGGCGGCTCAACCCACGCGAGTCTTGGCCCCTTGACGTCAATGCTGGCACAAAAGGGGCCCGCATTTGGGCTCGAACTGGGTGCAATTTCGATGGTTCTGGGCGTGGCAAATGTCAAACCGGTGACTGTGGTGGACTTCTTCAATGCCAAGCCTATGGTGCACCTCCAAACACCCTTGCCGAATATGCGCTAAACCAATTTCAAAACTTGGATTTCTTTGACATCTCTCTTGTTGATGGGTTTAATGTTCCTATGGAATTTAGTCCCACATCTGGTGGGTGCACCAAAGGAATAAGATGCACCGCTGATATCAATGGACAGTGCCCAACTCAATTGAAAGCTCCTGGTGGGTGTAACAATCCTTGTACTGTATTCAAGACCGATGAATATTGTTGCAATTCTGGAAACTGTGGACCTACAAATTATTCCAAGTTTTTCAAGGAACGGTGCCCGAGTGCTTACAGTTACCCTAAGGATGATGCAACAAGCACATTTACTTGCAGTGGTGGGACTAACTATAAGGTGGTGTTCTGCCCTTGA
- the LOC115970945 gene encoding ethylene receptor, producing MESCNCIEPQWPADELLMKYQYISDFFIALAYFSIPLELIYFVKKSAVFPYRWVLVQFGAFIVLCGATHLINLWTFTMHSRTVAIVMTTAKVLTAVVSCATALMLVHIIPDLLSVKTRELFLKNKAAELDREMGLIRTQEETGRHVRMLTHEIRSTLDRHTILKTTLVELGRTLALEECALWMPTRTGLELQLSYTLRQQNPVGYTVPIHLPVINQVFSSNRAVKISPNCPVARIRPLAGKYIPGEVVAVRVPLLHLSNFQINDWPELSTKRYALMVLMLPSDSARQWHVHELELVEVVADQVAVALSHAAILEESMRARDLLIEQNVALDLARREAETAIRARNDFLAVMNHEMRTPMHAIIALSSLLQETELTPEQRLMVETILKSSNLLATLINDVLDLSRLEDGSLQLDIGTFNLHSVFKEVLNLIKPVASVKKLSVTLNLAQDLPVYAVGDEKRLMQTMLNVVGNAVKFSKEGSISIIAFVAKSESLRDSRAPDFFPMPSDNHFYLRVQVKDSGSGINPQEIPKLFTKFSQSQSSATRNSGGSGLGLAICKRFVNLMEGHIWLESDGLAKGCTATFIVKLGIPERSNESKLPFTPKVPANHGQTNFSGLKVLVMDDNGVSRMVTKGLLEHLGCDVSTVSSSEECLHVVSHEHQVVFLDVCMPGIDGFELAVTIREKFAKRHEKPLIVALTGNTDKVTKENCMRVGINGVIQKPISVDKMRSILSELLEHRVLYEAL from the exons ATGGAGTCATGTAATTGCATTGAGCCGCAATGGCCGGCTGATGAATTGTTGATGAAGTACCAATATATTTCAGATTTCTTCATTGCACTTGCTTATTTCTCTATTCCTCTAGAACTGATCTACTTTGTCAAGAAATCGGCAGTGTTTCCATATAGATGGGTCCTTGTTCAGTTTGGTGCTTTCATAGTGTTGTGTGGGGCAACACACCTCATTAATTTATGGACTTTTACCATGCATTCGAGAACTGTGGCGATAGTAATGACCACTGCAAAGGTTTTGACTGCTGTGGTTTCATGTGCAACTGCCCTCATGCTTGTGCATATTATTCCTGATTTATTGAGTGTTAAAACCAGAGAACTGTTCTTGAAAAACAAGGCTGCAGAGCTTGATAGAGAAATGGGCTTGATTCGTAcacaagaagaaacaggtcgtCATGTGAGGATGTTGACCCATGAGATCAGAAGCACCCTGGATAGGCATACTATACTGAAAACCACTCTTGTCGAACTGGGTAGAACTTTGGCATTGGAAGAGTGTGCCCTGTGGATGCCAACACGTACTGGATTGGAGCTTCAACTCTCTTACACTCTCCGTCAGCAGAATCCAGTTGGATATACAGTGCCCATTCATCTTCCTGTGATCAATCAAGTTTTCAGTAGTAACCGTGCAGTAAAAATATCCCCAAATTGTCCAGTGGCAAGAATAAGACCTCTTGCAGGAAAATACATTCCTGGGGAGGTTGTTGCTGTTCGTGTCCCTCTCCTACATCTCTCTAACTTCCAAATCAATGACTGGCCTGAGCTCTCAACAAAACGTTATGCTCTGATGGTCTTGATGTTGCCCTCAGATAGTGCAAGGCAATGGCATGTCCATGAGTTAGAGTTGGTTGAAGTAGTTGCGGATCAG GTGGCAGTTGCTCTCTCTCATGCTGCAATCTTAGAAGAGTCAATGAGGGCAAGGGATCTTCTTATAGAGCAGAATGTTGCTCTAGATCTGGCCAGGAGAGAAGCTGAAACTGCAATTCGAGCTCGCAATGATTTCTTGGCAGTTATGAACCACGAGATGAGAACTCCCATGCATGCAATTATTGCACTTTCTTCCTTATTGCAGGAAACTGAGCTGACACCTGAGCAACGCCTGATGGTTGAAACAATATTAAAGAGTAGTAATCTTTTGGCTACTCTCATTAATGATGTATTAGATCTTTCAAGGCTCGAAGATGGCAGTCTTCAACTGGACATTGGAACTTTTAATCTTCATTCTGTATTCAAAGAG GTCCTTAACCTGATCAAGCCTGTAGCATCTGTCAAGAAGTTGTCCGTCACGTTAAATTTAGCACAAGATTTGCCAGTGTATGCTGTAGGTGATGAAAAGCGCCTAATGCAAACTATGCTAAATGTTGTTGGTAACGCTGTGAAGTTCTCTAAAGAGGGCAGCATCTCAATCATTGCTTTTGTTGCAAAATCAGAATCTTTAAGAGATTCTCGAGCACCTGACTTTTTTCCTATGCCAAGTGATAACCACTTTTATTTGCGCGTACAG GTGAAAGATTCAGGATCAGGAATCAATCCCCAGGAGATTCCTAAGCTGTTTACGAAGTTCTCTCAAAGTCAATCATCAGCAACTAGAAATTCTGGTGGCAGCGGACTTGGCCTTGCAATTTGTAAGAG GTTTGTAAATCTTATGGAGGGACATATCTGGCTTGAAAGTGACGGCCTTGCCAAGGGATGTACTGCCACTTTCATTGTAAAACTTGGAATTCCAGAGCGATCAAATGAATCTAAGCTTCCCTTCACACCTAAAGTACCAGCAAATCATGGTCAGACAAATTTTTCAGGGCTGAAAGTTCTTGTTATGGATGATAACGG GGTTAGCAGGATGGTGACAAAAGGGCTACTTGAGCACTTGGGATGTGATGTGTCAACTGTAAGCTCAAGTGAGGAGTGCTTGCATGTTGTTTCTCATGAACACCAGGTGGTGTTCTTGGATGTGTGCATGCCTGGTATAGATGGTTTTGAGCTTGCTGTCACTATACGTGAAAAATTCGCAAAACGTCATGAAAAGCCACTTATAGTAGCACTTACTGGAAACACAGACAAGGTTACAAAGGAGAACTGTATGAGGGTTGGTATAAATGGAGTAATACAGAAACCCATTTCAGTTGATAAAATGAGGAGCATTTTATCAGAACTTTTGGAGCACCGAGTTCTATACGAGGCCCTATAA